From the Gadus chalcogrammus isolate NIFS_2021 chromosome 15, NIFS_Gcha_1.0, whole genome shotgun sequence genome, one window contains:
- the marchf8 gene encoding E3 ubiquitin-protein ligase MARCH8 isoform X3 yields the protein MNSCWKMKLQNEKPICHSASRSSNISKAGSPTSVNAPCSFSRTSVTPSNQDICRICHCEGDEESPLITPCHCTGSLRYVHQSCLQQWIKSSDTRCCELCKYEFIMETKLKPLRKWEKLQMTASERRKIMCSVTFHVIAITCVVWSLYVLIDRTAEEIKQAGRIPGILEWPFWTKLVVVAIGFTGGLVFMYVQCKVYIQLWRRLKAYNRVIYVQNRPDTCKKLALEKPPLMEPSLENKEALAPALSDTNSSQYTETEEYSMEVLHV from the exons aaCGAGAAGCCTATTTGTCATTCGGCAAGTCGGTCCAGCAATATCTCTAAG GCGGGCAGCCCCACCTCGGTGAACGCACCATGCAGCTTCTCCAGGACGTCCGTCACTCCGTCCAACCAGGACATCTGCAG gaTCTGCCACTGCGAGGGCGACGAGGAGAGCCCCCTGATCACGCCGTGCCACTGCACCGGCAGCCTGCGCTACGTCCACCAGTCCTGCCTGCAGCAGTGGATCAAGAGCTCCGACACCCGCTGCTGTGAGCTCTGCAAGTATGAGTTCATCATGGAGACCAAGCTCAAGCCCCTGCGCAAG TGGGAGAAGCTGCAGATGACGGCCAGTGAGCGCAGGAAGATCATGTGCtcggtgacgttccacgtcatCGCCATCACCTGCGTGGTGTGGTCCCTCTACGTCCTCATCGACCGCACTGCCGAGGAGATCAAACAAG CGGGAAGAATCCCAG GGATCCTTGAATGGCCGTTCTGGACcaagctggtggtggtggccatCGGCTTCACGGGGGGCCTGGTGTTCATGTACGTGCAGTGTAAGGTCTACATCCAGCTGTGGAGGAGACTCAAGGCGTACAACAGGGTCATATACGTCCAGAACCGCCCCGACACCTGCAAAAAGCTGGCTCTGGAGAAGCCTCCTCTGATGGAGCCCAGTCTGGAGAACAAGGAGGCTCTGGCCCCGGCCCTGTCGGACACAAACTCATCCCagtacacagagacagaggagtaCAGCATGGAGGTGCTCCACGTCTGA